The Pseudomonas sp. S06B 330 genome contains the following window.
TAAAAGGTAGGGATATTAACCATGACGGGAGCATCCTTGCGCTCCGCCATAGCCGATCGGCGTCAATCCTCCGCCTGTTCTTCTCCATCGCGACGGCTCATGCCGTACTTGCGCATTTTTTCCACCAGGGTCGTGCGGCGAATGCGCAACCGTTCGGCGGCGCGGGCGACGATACCGTTAGCATCATCCAGCGCCTGCTGGATCAGACCCTGCTCCAAACCACCCAGGTAATCCTTGAGGTCCAGGCCTTCGGCCGGAAGCATGGCGTGAGTGGCAAAGCTCGGCGAGCTGCCATTGATGGCCACACGCTCTTCCAGGTCGGAACGCAGGCTGTCGACCAACTGCTCGTCTTCGTCATCAACGTAACGGAACTTCTTCGGCAGCTCCGAGACGCCAATTACACCGTAAGGGTGCATGATCGCCATGCGCTCAACCAAGTTGGCCAGTTCACGCACGTTGCCTGGCCAGCCATGCCGACACAGAGACATGATCGCCGCCGAGTTGAAACGGATCGAACCACGCTTTTCGTGTTCCATGCGCGAGATCAGTTCGTTCATCAGCAGCGGGATGTCCTCGACGCGCTCACGCAGCGGGGCCATCTCAATAGGGAAGACGTTGAGGCGGTAGTACAGGTCTTCGCGGAACGTGCCCGCTTCGATCATGCTTTCCAGGTTCTTGTGAGTCGCGGCGATGATGCGCACGTCGATACCCTGGGTTTTGTTGCTACCCACTCGCTCGAAGGTCCGCTCTTGCAGCACGCGCAGCAGCTTGACCTGCATCGGCAGTGGCATGTCGCCGATTTCGTCGAGGAACAGCGTACCGCCATTGGCCAGCTCGAAACGCCCAGCTCGACTAGTGATGGCACCGGTAAAGGCGCCCTTCTCATGACCGAACAGTTCACTTTCCAGCAACTCGGCCGGGATCGCCCCACAGTTGACGGGCACGAACGGCGCTTCACGGCGCTTGGAATGGTAATGCAAGTTACGCGCAACCACTTCCTTGCCAGTGCCCGACTCGCCGAGGATCAACACACTGGCGTCGGTATCAGCCACCTGCTGCATCATCTGGCGCACATGCTGGATGGCACGACTGGTACCCACCAGACTGCGGAACAGGTTCGGCTCACGCTGGCGACCGCGCTCGCGGGCCTGGTCATACATCTCGCGATAGACCTGGGCACGGTGCAGCGAATCGAGCAGCTTGCTATAGCTCGGCGGCATCTCAAGGTTGGAAAGAATACGTCGGCGCAGCTCGTCCGGCAGCTCTGCAGAAGAAATTTCACCTAAATGCAGAACCGGAAGGAACTCATCCCATGCCGCCACTGTCTTAAGCAGGCTCACGAGACTTGCCGGAGCATTTACGGTCCCGATCAGGACACAGAGTACTTCACGACTGGATGACAACGACTCAACGGCCTGCTGCCAGTCATGGCTTGAACAGGTGAGATTTTCTTCGCCAAGAAAATTCAACACCACCGCCAAATCGCGGCGGCGAACGCTATCGTCATCGATCAGCAGAATTTTGGTTTCACGCCACATGCAATAGCAACTTCCCTAGTCATCTCGGCGCCCTAGTGAGGGCAAGCTCGACATCATTCCGACTGAACGGTCAGTGTTCGGACGTCTGAAATATGAAAACAGCTACTAGTTAAGTCAAAAAACCGTACAGAGTCAAATTTATGGCGCCCTGTTTTGGTTTTGCCCAGCTTCAGCTGAACAAATGGTATACCTTTGCCGCGTTTTTGGCATGCCGGATCTGCGTCATCTCATCAACTAAAGATTGACGCTCGTCACTTGCAACCTCAATTAGTTGCCGATAGACCCCGAGCAGCTCCTCAAGACTGCTGCGCAACACCGCTTCGTTGACCGATGCCTCGGCCAGCACATCATCGACACACAACCGACAGCTGACGTCGAGCTCGCTGATCGCCTCCCAGTCGCGACTGGCCAGGGCCCCCAGCAATGCTTCGCGGGTTTGTTCGATACGTTCGAGCACGACACTCATCACAACCTCCTAGACGTCGGCGGATTGATCGCCAATCGCGTCCCAGCCTTCCTTGACGGTAATCAGCAAGCGGGCCACCTCATTGAGGATCTCCGGATCGTTTTGCACGTTGGCTTCGACCAGGCGTTTGCTCATGTAGGAGTACAGGTTATCCAGCTCGGTCAGCGAGTCCGCATGATTTTCCAGATCCAGACCTTCGCGCAGGCCGCCGACAATACCGATGGCCTTGCCGATCAGGATGCCGCGCTGGGCGATGTCGTTACGCGCCATAGCGCCTTTGGCCTGAGCGATGCGATCGAGTCCGCCCTGCATCAGCATCTGAACCAAGCGATGCGGGCTGGCCACGGAGGTCTGGGCCACGCCGTTGACTTTCTGGTACTGGCGAAGAGCCAACATCGGATTCATGTTCTACCTCGTCACAACTAAAAGGTTTCGTATACCGCTTGTATCGCCTGGGCGTCAAAAAACTTTAGACACAATGCAAAAAGCCCGGGACACCCCTGAGGTATCGCCGGACTTTAAAGGATTAACCGATCAGGAGTTCTTCTTCTGCGCTTCCATCGCACTGAACAACGACGTGATGCTGTCAGCCTGAGATTTGAGTTTGCCGACAGCGACATCCATTGCGATGTATTTCTTGGTTAACGAGGTGGTGAGACTTTCAATTCGAAAGTCCAGCGCCTGCTGCTGCGATGCCAAATCGCGCTGCGAACGATTGAGCATGTCGTTGCGCTTGTCGAGTGAGCCGCCGGTCTGCAGAAAAGGCTCAATCGCCTTGTTCATCCGCGCGATAACACCATCATCACTGGTAAACAAGGCCTGCACTTCACTACCCAGCTTCTTGTCATTCAACGCCGCCTTGAACTTAGTGTCGTTGAATTCGAGCGTGCCGTCTTTAGCCGTGTTGATCCCCAACTGGCTCAGCGAGGTCAAGCCGCCACCGGTCTGTGCAATCGCGAGCTCAGAGCGTAGCGCAGCCAACAGTGAGCGCGTAGTCGGATCGCCTGTAAGCGGCCCCAGAACGGTATTATCGTTTTCATCCTTGCTGGTCGAGGTCAGGCTGTTTACGGTCTTGACCAGATTGTTGTAAGCATCGACGAAGGACTGCACATCAGCCTTCAAGCCATCACTGTTAAGACCGACGGTTACAGTAGACTTTTCACCTTCAGCCTTGAGCTCCAGACTCAGGCCACTGATGGTCTTGTCCAGCGTGTTGGACTTGCTGGTAACGGCCATACCGTCAATCTTGACCTGAGCATCAATAGCCAGGTCACCGATACGGCCAGCAGCACTGCCGGACATGGCTACACCACTGCTGATGGTCAACTCCGGAATGCCAGCCACGGAAATATCCGAGCCCGCCCCCGTAGTGGTCGAACCAAACACCAGGCGCGAACCATTGCCATCGTTGATGATGTTGGCGGTTATGCCATCCTTGCCCAAGGTGCTGTTGATGCTGTCCCGCACAGATTGCAGGGTGGCATTGGCGCCCACTTCAACATTGTAAGTCTTGCCGTTCTGAGAAATAGCCAGAGTACCAGCAGAGATAGGTGCGTCCGAGCCAGAGAACACCTTGCTACCTACTCGCGAGGAAGTAGCTAGCTTGAGCACCTCGACCTGATAGCTACCCGCCACGGCGGTGTTGTTTGCGGTTGCGGTGACCACCTTCTCATTGCCGCTGGTTGCAGCGAATGCGAGGAATGACGGTGCATCCTTGTTGTTGAGCTTACCCAAGGCGGCCTGATAGGTCGACAGGGCACTCTTGAGCGAGGCAACACCAGAGATCATCGCCGAGTTGTTGGCGGTCTGGCGTGCAATCTGATTCGCCTTGGCGCCGGTATCAGACTCGACCAGTACCTTGACGACGGCACCGATATCCATGCCGGATCCAGTGCCGATGCTCGCTACAATTGGGCTTGCCATGAGTAAATTCCTCTCCGTTGCGCAGCTCCCTAGCCGACCACTCTAGCGAACATTTGAATCTTAAGGTATCAGACCTTGGCGTCGAACAGCAGGCTGCTCACGTCACTCAGGCTGTGAGCTATACGCAGGGCCTCTTCCGAGGGCAACTGGCGAATCAACTCCCCAGTTTCGCTGGCGATAACTTTGACGACAATTCTGCCGGACTCTTCATCCGTGGAAAATTCGAGGTTGCGGCGGTTCGAGGCGAGAAATTTCTCGATTTCCTTGACCGCAATTTTCACTTGTTCAGCTTCAGACGTTTTTTCCCGCGAGGGCTCCCGGGCTTCAGTAGCCGCCTGAACCGCCAGGACTGCCGACTTGTCGGTGGCCTGCTCGACCGGACGCACGACCGGATAAGACAAGTTCAGCTTGACGCTCATATCCATGTCTACCACCTCTCAATGCAAAAGGCGGAGGAGCGCAACAGCTGCACTCCCCCGCCGATAACCATCAGGCTATTACTGAAGCAGTTTCAGTACTGCGGATGGCAGCTGGTTGGCCTGGGACAGAATCGAAGTCGAAGCTTGTTGCAGAGTCTGCTGCTTGGTCAGCTGGGCAGTTTCAGCAGCGAAGTCGGTGTCCTGTACACGGCCACGAGCGGCTTCGGCGTTTTCGTTGATGTTCTGCAGGTTGTTGATGGTGCTGGTCAGACGGTTTTGTGCAGCACCGAGGTCAGCACGGCTGGTGTTGATCTTCTGCAGAGCGTTGTCGATGGCCGAAACAGCGGCGCTGAAGCTAGCTTCGGCGGCGGAGCTGGTAGCACCAGTGATGGTGATGGTGCTGGTGATACCCAGGTCGCTGGCGGTGAACTTGGCGCTCAGGTCGATATCGATCTGGTTCATGCCGCCAGTATTGGAACCAACCTGGAAGGTCATGGTGCTGGCCGAACCGTCAAGCAGGTTCTTGCCGTTGAGCTGAGTGGACTGAGCGATACGGGTCAGTTCCGCAGCCATCGACTGGAACTCTTTGTTCAGAGCGTCACGGTCGTTCGAGCTGTTGGAGTCGTTTCGCGATTGAACAGCCAGTTCACGCATACGCTGCAGAATGTTGGTCTGCTCTTGCATCGCGCCTTCAGCGGTCTGGGCAATCGAGATACCGTCGTTGGCGTTCTTGATCGCCATGGTCTGACCACGGATCTGCGAGGTCATGCGGGTAGCGATCTGCAGGCCTGCGGCGTCGTCTTTGGCGCTGTTGATTTTCAGGCCGGAAGACAGACGGGTCATCGAGGTGCTCAGTGCATCGGAAGCACGGTTCAGGTTTTTCTGAACGCCCAGAGAGGTGGTGTTGGTGTTAACGGTCAAAGCCATGACGAATTCCTCGTTGGATTGGGTACTACGGCTTCCGGCCTTGGCAATTCGCCGAGGGTGGCACAGAGAACCTTCGTAGTAGTTATCGTCGTCAGGGCGGGTTGCTTTAGGGGATTTTCAAAAAAAATTACTGGCATCCTGCCAGCCCCCTTAATTTAAGGGCTTGATGTCAAGAAAAAACAGCCATCCGGCACCCCTACAGGAGAGGACCTGCAGATGAGTACAAACAAAAACGCCGCCCGGGAAACGGCGGCGTTCTTTTTTGAGTATCCCTATCAGTCGCGTCGCTCGATGATCGCCGAACCCCACGACAGGCCCACGCCAAAACCACTCAGGGCGACACGCCGGCACTGCGAGCCCAGCACATGCTTCTCTAGCAGCAACGGGATGCTGGATGACACGGTATTACCGGTCTCCACCATGTCCTTGACGAATTTTTCCCGCTGCTTTCCTTCATTGAAGCGTTGGGACACTGCATCGACAATCGCCGCGCTACCCTGATGCAGGCAATAAAGGTCGATTTCCTCAGGCTGCAGCTTGCTCGCTTCGAGCAGTTGCTGCAGGTGCGCCGGCACCTTGACCAGTGCGAAGTTGTAGACTTGGCGACCGTTCATGAAGAATTTGCCCTCGGTCGTACGCAGGTGCTCCGCCCCCGCTCCATCGCTGCCAAACAGCGACTTGCCCAGTTGCCAAGGCGCGCCCTCCCCCATCCAGGTCGCAGTGGCGGCATCACCGAACAACATAGTGGTGTTACGGTCTTCGGGATCAACGATCTTAGAATAAGGGTCGGCCGTGATCAGCAGGCCATTTTTCAAGCCCGCAGCCTCCATGAAACCCTTCATCGCGTAGATGCCGTACACATAACCAGAGCAGCCCAGCGAGATATCGAACGCGGCAATATGGGTCGGCAGGCCGAGCTTTTGCTGAACGATGGCCGCGGTGTGCGGCAGCCCTTCGGCATCGCCATTCTGGGTGACGACGATCAGCGCATCGATTGACGACATGTCCAGCGATGGGTTGGCAGCAAACAACGCTTTAGCTGCCTCGACACACAGATCGGAGGTTTCTTGGGCAGCGTCCTTGCGCGGCAAGAACGTGGAACCGATCTTGCCGAAGATGAATTCTTGATCCTTGCCGAATTTCGCACCTTGGGCGTAGTTGTCGACCCCCTTCGCAGGTACGTAACTGGCGATGCTTTTAATGCCAATCATTGTCGCTTCCCGGTAGACATAGCGGATATTGCGGAATCAGGCCCTGTTGCGCAGGCCTGGCAAGCCTCGTCGACGTGGCTGCCCGCTGACTCAATAGATTAGAGATGCACTTTGCGACTGCTAAGTCACGGTTATAAGGCCAAAGTGCCGGACGCCGCAACGTCACGCCCGTTTTCTTCCCCTCTATCTGACCATTGCGCATGATGGCATCGAGCCGGACGTGCCTGGCTCGACGAGTACTGGCTACTTGATAGCACTCATCCCAGCAAGCTCGGTTGGCTTGGTTTTTTTCACCACTGCCTGAAGAATGCGGGATGCGGAACTCAACCTTGCATCTTTCACAATCGGCGTTGACTGAATATTCAAGACCGTAAACCCACAGACACCAAATAAGCTGTTCAGGGCCGCAATAGAAAAGAAGTTGATGTGCTCATGCCAGTGCCGCTTATGCTCGGCTGAGAGATCGTCATTGCCCACCATCAGCGCTTCATGCGGCACCTCGACGTAAAGCAGGGTGTCATCACGCATACATTGATGTATTTCCCCTAGCGCATCCGACGGATAGGGAACATGCTCAAGAACATGGCGACAGACAATCAAGTCGTAGATGGACATGCTGATCTCTGCCTTCGACACGCCACGTGTGCCCGGCACGGTTGGCTTTTTGTCGATGTCGAAGATATCCGTCTCGTACCCTTGCCCCTTGAACGGGGTATTCGTGCCATCTCCCCCACCCCAATCCAGGATGCGGGTCGGCGTCGCCTGTTGAAGAATGAAATCCCTTGTCAGCTCAAGCAACTCACTTGGCGCTGACAGTGCTTTGTTCCGCTCGCAAAACCCAGGCTCATAATGCTCGCGCAGCGCCGCATATTCCTCACCATAATAGCCATCGTACAACTGCTGCATCTCGCGATCACTGAAGCGGATATCAAGAAATAGAAACGCGCAGCGCACGCAGTGAAGCGTATTACACACGCAATATGCCATGCCTTGAGCAATGGTTTGCAACCCCCATTCGGCGTCGATAACTGCAGGCGGCCAACCCAGCGCCCGGTGTGACACAAACGGCATGAGAATGGCCGGGGACTTTTGCAACGCCGTGCTGCCACAGCAGACACACTGCGTTGCGACATGTTCACGCTGCAGTGAGGACGGAAAGTCGTTGATCATGTTTATTTCCTGACAAACACCGAATGAAAGATGGAATTCCCAAGCGCAGTGAAAAAGTATCGACGGCGACGAGTCAGCCAATGCCCCCTGCTTGCTCGGCAGCGCATCGAATCGATTGCGTCAACGTGTATTGCAGACCCAGACCCAGCTCGCTGCGAGCTTTATGGGTGGAGGGTACGTAGCGGTTGCGAAAACTCCCCGCCGCTGCCGCGCCGCAGGCAATGTATACAGGTTTGTGCGGTGCCAATGTTTCGCGCACCAAATGCGCGAGCTCGCCAATTGTGATGGCCGCATCCGAGCCAACGTTGTACGCCTGCCCGGGCAGTCCTTTGCGCAGAAGGACGTCGAGCCAGTGCGCAAGGTCGCGTTGATCCATATAAGAACGCACGGGCGCCCCGTCCCCACTCACGTTGATAGCGGGTGCACTAAGAGCATCTCGGATGAAGTTGCCAATAGCGAAATGCGCATCCAGTGGCAGGTCTCGGCCGATGAAGGCGAAACAACGAGCAATAACAACCTGAAGGCCATACTGCTGCTGGTACAAAGCGCACAGATGCTCGGCACAGCGTTTGGCGACGCTGTAGGCATGCGCTGCATTGAGCGGGTCCGGCATGGCGTTATAACTCTCGCAGATCACCTCCATACGCGGTGGCTGGGGGCCATAGACACCACCGGAGCTGGTCAGCAGAAAGCGGGGGATTCGATGGGCAGCGGCATAGTCCAGCAGGTGACGGGTACCGTCAACGATCTGGGTATACCGCTGCAGCGGGCTGAGTTGAGGACCTGCCGTAGAATCCGCAGCGGCGTGAAGTACATGGGTAAACCCGCCCGCGCTGGGTAGTGAAGCCGGTTCCAGGATGTCTCCCTGGTGCAGGCGCAGCCACGGCTGGCCTGCAAACTCGGGGTACCGCGCCAGGAAACCCTGCGGTGACCGGCTCAGCACGGTGACCGCAGGCACTTGTTCGCCCACTTCGGCGGATGCCAACCAATGCCGCAGCAGCGCCCGCCCAAAGAAACCTGTCCCCCCAGTCAGCAGCAGTTTCATTGGTTGGGCACAGCGTACAACACGGATTCGAACGTGTTAGGAGAATGCTGCCGGATATAAAACCGGTAATTGGGGCAGAGATCGAAAAGCAACTCCGGCAACGCCCAAAGGTCCTGCGGGTTATGGTAGAGCGATACGATCAGCACCGGGTGACTACGTCGAATGATCTGTTCGGCACCACGCAATACCTGGGCTTCAGCACCTTCCACGTCGAGCTTGATGAGATCAACGGGCATACAGGGCAACAATTGATCCAGCGCCACAGCTGCAATGGATGTTCCAGCCCCCTCAAGACTAATGGAGCAGGCTTCGCCCTGTCCGGCATTGAATGTCAGGATGCTATAGGTCTCGGCGGCCGCAATCGGCAAGCACACCGCATGGGTTTGCTTTAGCGCCACCTGGCTAACCAGGCGAGCAAAGTTTTGCGGATCGGGCTCTAGCAGAAAAGCCTGCTTGCAAGAGATCTGCGGTTGCGCAATCAACTCTTCATAGCTATCGCCATCGTAGGCGCCGCAATCCACATAAGTAATGTCGCGCCCCTGCAAGGCGGGCAAAGTCAGCTCATTGATATACCTGGTTTCATTGGACAGAAAGCTGGAGTACTCCATATCCAGGCCAAGGCGAAAAGCGCACATGCGATACAGTATCTTCCTGCTTTCCTGATCGGCCAATGCATCGGCAACGC
Protein-coding sequences here:
- the fleQ gene encoding transcriptional regulator FleQ, which translates into the protein MWRETKILLIDDDSVRRRDLAVVLNFLGEENLTCSSHDWQQAVESLSSSREVLCVLIGTVNAPASLVSLLKTVAAWDEFLPVLHLGEISSAELPDELRRRILSNLEMPPSYSKLLDSLHRAQVYREMYDQARERGRQREPNLFRSLVGTSRAIQHVRQMMQQVADTDASVLILGESGTGKEVVARNLHYHSKRREAPFVPVNCGAIPAELLESELFGHEKGAFTGAITSRAGRFELANGGTLFLDEIGDMPLPMQVKLLRVLQERTFERVGSNKTQGIDVRIIAATHKNLESMIEAGTFREDLYYRLNVFPIEMAPLRERVEDIPLLMNELISRMEHEKRGSIRFNSAAIMSLCRHGWPGNVRELANLVERMAIMHPYGVIGVSELPKKFRYVDDEDEQLVDSLRSDLEERVAINGSSPSFATHAMLPAEGLDLKDYLGGLEQGLIQQALDDANGIVARAAERLRIRRTTLVEKMRKYGMSRRDGEEQAED
- the fliT gene encoding flagellar protein FliT, which translates into the protein MSVVLERIEQTREALLGALASRDWEAISELDVSCRLCVDDVLAEASVNEAVLRSSLEELLGVYRQLIEVASDERQSLVDEMTQIRHAKNAAKVYHLFS
- the fliS gene encoding flagellar export chaperone FliS translates to MNPMLALRQYQKVNGVAQTSVASPHRLVQMLMQGGLDRIAQAKGAMARNDIAQRGILIGKAIGIVGGLREGLDLENHADSLTELDNLYSYMSKRLVEANVQNDPEILNEVARLLITVKEGWDAIGDQSADV
- the fliD gene encoding flagellar filament capping protein FliD — translated: MASPIVASIGTGSGMDIGAVVKVLVESDTGAKANQIARQTANNSAMISGVASLKSALSTYQAALGKLNNKDAPSFLAFAATSGNEKVVTATANNTAVAGSYQVEVLKLATSSRVGSKVFSGSDAPISAGTLAISQNGKTYNVEVGANATLQSVRDSINSTLGKDGITANIINDGNGSRLVFGSTTTGAGSDISVAGIPELTISSGVAMSGSAAGRIGDLAIDAQVKIDGMAVTSKSNTLDKTISGLSLELKAEGEKSTVTVGLNSDGLKADVQSFVDAYNNLVKTVNSLTSTSKDENDNTVLGPLTGDPTTRSLLAALRSELAIAQTGGGLTSLSQLGINTAKDGTLEFNDTKFKAALNDKKLGSEVQALFTSDDGVIARMNKAIEPFLQTGGSLDKRNDMLNRSQRDLASQQQALDFRIESLTTSLTKKYIAMDVAVGKLKSQADSITSLFSAMEAQKKNS
- a CDS encoding flagellar protein FlaG; amino-acid sequence: MDMSVKLNLSYPVVRPVEQATDKSAVLAVQAATEAREPSREKTSEAEQVKIAVKEIEKFLASNRRNLEFSTDEESGRIVVKVIASETGELIRQLPSEEALRIAHSLSDVSSLLFDAKV
- a CDS encoding flagellin domain-containing protein, producing MALTVNTNTTSLGVQKNLNRASDALSTSMTRLSSGLKINSAKDDAAGLQIATRMTSQIRGQTMAIKNANDGISIAQTAEGAMQEQTNILQRMRELAVQSRNDSNSSNDRDALNKEFQSMAAELTRIAQSTQLNGKNLLDGSASTMTFQVGSNTGGMNQIDIDLSAKFTASDLGITSTITITGATSSAAEASFSAAVSAIDNALQKINTSRADLGAAQNRLTSTINNLQNINENAEAARGRVQDTDFAAETAQLTKQQTLQQASTSILSQANQLPSAVLKLLQ
- a CDS encoding ketoacyl-ACP synthase III encodes the protein MIGIKSIASYVPAKGVDNYAQGAKFGKDQEFIFGKIGSTFLPRKDAAQETSDLCVEAAKALFAANPSLDMSSIDALIVVTQNGDAEGLPHTAAIVQQKLGLPTHIAAFDISLGCSGYVYGIYAMKGFMEAAGLKNGLLITADPYSKIVDPEDRNTTMLFGDAATATWMGEGAPWQLGKSLFGSDGAGAEHLRTTEGKFFMNGRQVYNFALVKVPAHLQQLLEASKLQPEEIDLYCLHQGSAAIVDAVSQRFNEGKQREKFVKDMVETGNTVSSSIPLLLEKHVLGSQCRRVALSGFGVGLSWGSAIIERRD
- a CDS encoding class I SAM-dependent methyltransferase, whose protein sequence is MINDFPSSLQREHVATQCVCCGSTALQKSPAILMPFVSHRALGWPPAVIDAEWGLQTIAQGMAYCVCNTLHCVRCAFLFLDIRFSDREMQQLYDGYYGEEYAALREHYEPGFCERNKALSAPSELLELTRDFILQQATPTRILDWGGGDGTNTPFKGQGYETDIFDIDKKPTVPGTRGVSKAEISMSIYDLIVCRHVLEHVPYPSDALGEIHQCMRDDTLLYVEVPHEALMVGNDDLSAEHKRHWHEHINFFSIAALNSLFGVCGFTVLNIQSTPIVKDARLSSASRILQAVVKKTKPTELAGMSAIK
- a CDS encoding NAD-dependent epimerase/dehydratase family protein gives rise to the protein MKLLLTGGTGFFGRALLRHWLASAEVGEQVPAVTVLSRSPQGFLARYPEFAGQPWLRLHQGDILEPASLPSAGGFTHVLHAAADSTAGPQLSPLQRYTQIVDGTRHLLDYAAAHRIPRFLLTSSGGVYGPQPPRMEVICESYNAMPDPLNAAHAYSVAKRCAEHLCALYQQQYGLQVVIARCFAFIGRDLPLDAHFAIGNFIRDALSAPAINVSGDGAPVRSYMDQRDLAHWLDVLLRKGLPGQAYNVGSDAAITIGELAHLVRETLAPHKPVYIACGAAAAGSFRNRYVPSTHKARSELGLGLQYTLTQSIRCAAEQAGGIG
- a CDS encoding FkbM family methyltransferase, which codes for MAEKTYSCADFLSLRDQAIALPGVHIEAGRHIWIFGAGNFGRSLATAMQAQGIVVEGFVETSPGVTSVLDLPVLNWSQLASEHPQAQLALGIFNRDTPYDELLGLVAGAGFAPPLMPWMLYEQFSQALGWRFWLGARSFLLEAMDRIASVADALADQESRKILYRMCAFRLGLDMEYSSFLSNETRYINELTLPALQGRDITYVDCGAYDGDSYEELIAQPQISCKQAFLLEPDPQNFARLVSQVALKQTHAVCLPIAAAETYSILTFNAGQGEACSISLEGAGTSIAAVALDQLLPCMPVDLIKLDVEGAEAQVLRGAEQIIRRSHPVLIVSLYHNPQDLWALPELLFDLCPNYRFYIRQHSPNTFESVLYAVPNQ